A single window of Helicobacter pylori DNA harbors:
- a CDS encoding SprT family zinc-dependent metalloprotease, with the protein MNAYCLTLNNTNIAIEKKDIKHLHVSVCPPDGSVHVSCPLALNDESLRLSLIKRLPWIKEQQQNFLNQNRQSQRGMLERESHYLFGKRYLLKIEHTIKKHFVLQSPKYLILHVQKKTSLENRLKVLENYYRQVLREKIQTYINQYEKILNESIQSFKIQKMKRIWGSCNIAKRTLLFNLELAKAPRKGIEYVVVHELLHLKARHHNEYFRDLLSLYLPNWQRAKASLKETYLEYS; encoded by the coding sequence ATGAACGCTTATTGTTTGACCTTAAATAATACCAACATCGCCATAGAAAAAAAGGATATTAAGCATTTACACGTTAGCGTTTGCCCGCCTGATGGCTCTGTGCATGTGTCTTGCCCCCTAGCTTTAAACGATGAGAGTCTCAGGCTTTCTTTGATTAAAAGACTCCCTTGGATAAAAGAACAGCAACAAAATTTTTTAAACCAAAACAGACAGAGCCAAAGAGGAATGCTAGAGAGAGAAAGCCATTATCTTTTTGGGAAACGCTATTTGTTAAAGATTGAACACACTATAAAAAAACACTTCGTCCTCCAAAGCCCTAAATATTTAATCTTGCATGTCCAGAAAAAAACAAGCTTAGAAAACCGCTTAAAAGTGTTAGAAAATTATTACAGACAAGTTTTAAGAGAAAAAATACAAACCTACATCAACCAATACGAAAAGATTTTAAACGAAAGCATACAAAGCTTTAAAATCCAAAAAATGAAACGGATATGGGGGAGTTGTAATATTGCTAAACGCACCCTACTTTTTAATTTGGAATTGGCTAAAGCGCCTAGAAAGGGCATTGAATATGTGGTTGTGCATGAATTATTGCATTTAAAAGCACGCCACCATAACGAATATTTTAGGGATTTGCTGAGTTTGTATTTGCCTAATTGGCAAAGGGCTAAGGCCAGCCTCAAAGAGACTTATTTGGAATATTCTTAA